Proteins encoded by one window of Actinocorallia herbida:
- a CDS encoding BlaI/MecI/CopY family transcriptional regulator, producing MSSLSSPGPDQGSGRRPSGQLERQIMTMLTEADRGLTPREVRDRLPELAYSTVVTILTRLHEKGVVARRRDGRAYRYVATSDTAGLVAGRMNRLLSDESDHASVLRRFVGSLDRQDEQLLRDLLRESED from the coding sequence GTGAGTAGCCTCTCGTCACCCGGCCCTGACCAGGGAAGTGGTCGGCGACCGTCGGGCCAGCTCGAACGACAGATCATGACGATGCTCACCGAGGCGGACCGCGGTCTCACGCCGCGAGAGGTGCGCGACCGCCTACCGGAACTCGCCTACAGCACCGTCGTCACCATCCTCACCCGCCTGCACGAAAAGGGCGTCGTCGCCCGCCGCCGCGACGGCCGCGCCTACCGGTACGTGGCGACCTCCGACACGGCGGGCCTCGTAGCCGGCCGCATGAACCGCCTCCTGTCCGACGAATCCGACCACGCCTCGGTCCTCCGGCGCTTCGTCGGCTCCCTCGACCGCCAGGACGAACAACTCCTCCGCGACCTCCTCCGCGAATCCGAAGACTGA
- a CDS encoding M56 family metallopeptidase produces the protein MFDHFAWSVLIAPVLVVTGGVLVSGRLRPGTGAAVLAWSAVGAAFSSVINLVLFAAKALAELPSVGARFGWSHDTVLADTAHVPWVSWLSVALLPGCAIAAWRTWHRHRYGRSVARTLAALPDEQHIVLLEEPSPDAFAVPGSPGRIVVTSGMRDRLTDTQYAALLAHEQAHLEAGHHRLVLLADLAGAVHPALLWVARRVGYLVERDADERAAAEIGSRRTVANAIATAALASHATAPAAGLYLARPGAVPRRVRSLLSPDRRPLPPWAGLFPLAFAASSIVWTGEAAIDLHQLLDSAFQAGTQVR, from the coding sequence GTGTTCGATCATTTCGCCTGGTCTGTGCTGATCGCTCCGGTGCTCGTGGTGACCGGTGGCGTCCTGGTCTCGGGAAGGCTACGGCCCGGAACCGGGGCCGCGGTGCTCGCCTGGTCGGCCGTGGGAGCCGCGTTCTCTTCGGTGATCAACCTTGTGCTCTTCGCCGCGAAGGCCCTCGCGGAGCTTCCCTCTGTCGGCGCCCGGTTCGGCTGGTCGCACGACACCGTCCTCGCCGACACCGCGCATGTCCCGTGGGTCTCATGGCTTTCGGTGGCACTGCTCCCAGGGTGTGCCATCGCGGCCTGGCGGACCTGGCACCGGCACCGTTACGGGCGCTCCGTCGCACGAACGCTCGCGGCGCTCCCGGACGAGCAGCACATCGTCCTCCTGGAGGAGCCTTCGCCCGACGCCTTCGCGGTGCCGGGCAGCCCAGGCCGGATCGTGGTCACCAGCGGAATGCGCGACAGGCTCACCGACACCCAGTACGCGGCACTGCTGGCGCACGAGCAGGCGCATCTGGAGGCCGGGCACCACCGGCTGGTACTGCTCGCCGACCTCGCCGGGGCCGTCCATCCCGCGCTGCTGTGGGTCGCGCGCCGTGTCGGCTACCTCGTGGAGCGCGATGCCGACGAGCGGGCCGCGGCCGAGATCGGCAGCCGCCGAACCGTGGCGAACGCCATCGCGACCGCGGCTCTGGCCTCGCACGCGACGGCGCCCGCCGCCGGTCTCTACCTGGCGCGCCCGGGGGCGGTGCCCCGCCGCGTCAGGTCCCTGCTCTCCCCCGACCGCCGGCCGCTACCGCCCTGGGCAGGGCTGTTCCCACTCGCGTTCGCGGCGAGTTCGATCGTCTGGACGGGCGAGGCCGCCATTGATCTCCACCAGCTACTGGACTCGGCGTTCCAGGCGGGGACGCAGGTTCGGTGA
- a CDS encoding response regulator transcription factor produces MARLLVVEDDETIGEVLESRLRAQDHAVVWERTGRGALRAAGADFFDLVLLDLGLPDVDGVEVCRRLRGIQPGCVLVMLTARQDEMDVVLGLEAGADDYLTKPFGFAALLARIRAHLRRGVPDPPASARISVGDLVVDTAARRCTVLGRELDLRPKEFDLLARLAVDAGTALTREQLMDDVWDVNWHGSTKTLDVHVAALRGKLAAAAERWDAVLPGIVTLRGHGYRLEGPGDRPVTAPAGS; encoded by the coding sequence ATGGCGCGGCTACTCGTAGTGGAGGACGACGAGACCATCGGTGAGGTGCTCGAGTCCAGGCTCCGGGCCCAGGACCATGCCGTGGTGTGGGAGCGGACGGGTCGGGGCGCGCTGCGTGCGGCCGGAGCCGACTTCTTCGATCTGGTGCTGTTGGACCTTGGTCTGCCGGACGTCGACGGTGTCGAGGTGTGTCGTCGGCTGCGCGGGATTCAGCCGGGTTGTGTGCTGGTCATGCTGACGGCGCGGCAGGACGAGATGGACGTCGTGCTCGGTCTGGAGGCGGGGGCGGACGATTACCTGACCAAGCCGTTCGGGTTCGCCGCCCTGCTCGCGCGGATCCGCGCGCACCTGCGGCGCGGGGTGCCGGATCCGCCGGCGTCCGCGCGGATCTCCGTCGGCGACCTCGTGGTGGACACCGCGGCCCGCCGCTGCACGGTCCTCGGCCGCGAACTCGACCTGCGGCCCAAGGAGTTCGATCTGCTGGCCCGGCTGGCCGTCGACGCGGGCACGGCGCTGACCAGGGAGCAGCTCATGGACGACGTGTGGGACGTGAACTGGCACGGTTCCACCAAGACCCTGGACGTCCATGTGGCGGCGCTGCGCGGCAAGCTCGCGGCGGCCGCCGAGCGATGGGACGCCGTACTGCCCGGGATCGTCACCCTGCGCGGTCACGGCTACCGGCTGGAGGGCCCGGGGGACCGGCCCGTCACAGCTCCCGCAGGATCGTGA
- a CDS encoding ABC transporter ATP-binding protein: MKEAAPITARLRADGVTLAYDERVVARELGLDIPDGSFTVIIGPNACGKSTLLKALARITRPAAGSVLLDGAAITSMPTRKVARQVGLLPQSSTAPTGILVADLVARGRYPHQRMLRQWSVEDERCTREAMSRTGVDGLADRHVDELSGGQRQRVWLAMVLAQRTPIVLLDEPTTFLDVAHQIEVLDLCADLHEEGGSTLVLVLHDINQACRYATNLVVMSDGAVVAQGVPDEILTEDLVREVFGLPCRVIPDPETGTPMVVPRARAGRAGRAAQVR, encoded by the coding sequence ATGAAGGAAGCCGCGCCCATCACGGCCCGGCTGCGGGCCGACGGCGTGACGCTCGCCTATGACGAGCGGGTCGTGGCCCGGGAACTGGGCCTGGACATCCCCGACGGGTCGTTCACCGTGATCATCGGGCCGAACGCGTGCGGTAAGTCCACCCTGCTCAAGGCGCTCGCCCGCATCACCCGCCCGGCGGCGGGCTCGGTGCTGCTCGACGGCGCCGCGATCACGTCGATGCCCACCCGCAAGGTCGCCCGGCAGGTCGGGCTGCTGCCGCAGAGCTCGACGGCGCCGACCGGCATCCTCGTCGCCGACCTCGTCGCGCGCGGCCGCTACCCGCACCAGCGGATGCTGCGCCAGTGGTCGGTGGAGGACGAGCGCTGCACGCGGGAGGCGATGAGCCGGACCGGCGTGGACGGCCTCGCCGACCGCCACGTGGACGAGCTGTCCGGCGGGCAGCGCCAGCGGGTGTGGCTGGCGATGGTCCTCGCCCAGCGGACCCCGATCGTGCTGCTGGACGAGCCGACGACGTTCCTCGACGTCGCGCACCAGATCGAGGTGCTCGACCTGTGCGCCGATCTGCACGAGGAGGGCGGCAGCACGCTCGTCCTCGTGCTGCACGACATCAACCAGGCCTGCCGCTACGCCACGAATCTCGTGGTGATGAGCGACGGCGCCGTCGTGGCCCAGGGCGTCCCGGACGAGATCCTCACCGAGGACCTCGTCCGGGAGGTGTTCGGGCTGCCCTGCCGGGTGATCCCCGACCCCGAGACCGGCACCCCGATGGTCGTCCCGCGGGCCCGGGCGGGCCGGGCGGGCCGGGCGGCCCAGGTGAGGTGA
- a CDS encoding FecCD family ABC transporter permease, with translation MTGRTVHDTDLRIPGWTFRAASGRVSARVAPRSFATGCVLLAALLAASVVALMTGDYPATPGEIVRTLVGDGPPGLEVVLGRFRLPRLLVAIGVGIGLGAAGAIFQSLARNPLGSPEVIGFTTGASTGALLVLLVLPATALGAPAGAVLGGLVTAAIVYSLAFKRGVQGDRLVLVGIGVNAVLFAANGFLMSRASLEEAQDARVWLIGSVNGRSWESVGPLWAMLPVLLAAALALSRKTAVMEMGDEAAIALGVPVERVRLGLVVCGVGLTGAAVAAAGPVVFVALAAPQIARRLARCGAPPLLLAALTGALLMVLADLAAQRLFAPTQLPVGVATGAVGGIYLMWLLSREWRKGG, from the coding sequence GTGACCGGCCGCACGGTGCACGACACCGATCTCCGCATCCCGGGCTGGACCTTCCGCGCGGCCTCGGGAAGGGTCTCGGCCAGGGTCGCCCCGCGCTCGTTCGCCACGGGCTGCGTGCTGCTCGCCGCCTTGCTCGCGGCCTCCGTCGTCGCGCTCATGACCGGCGACTATCCGGCGACGCCCGGCGAGATAGTGCGGACGCTGGTGGGGGACGGGCCGCCCGGCCTCGAGGTCGTCCTCGGACGGTTCCGGCTGCCCCGGCTGCTCGTCGCGATCGGCGTCGGGATCGGCCTCGGGGCCGCGGGGGCGATCTTCCAGAGCCTCGCGCGCAACCCGCTCGGGAGTCCGGAGGTCATCGGCTTCACCACCGGCGCGAGCACCGGGGCGCTCCTGGTGCTCCTGGTGCTCCCGGCCACCGCGCTCGGTGCTCCGGCGGGCGCGGTCCTGGGCGGCCTGGTGACCGCGGCCATCGTCTACTCCCTGGCCTTCAAACGCGGAGTGCAGGGCGACCGCCTCGTCCTCGTCGGCATCGGCGTGAACGCGGTGCTCTTCGCCGCCAACGGGTTCCTGATGAGCCGTGCCTCCCTTGAGGAGGCGCAGGACGCCCGTGTGTGGCTCATCGGCAGCGTCAACGGCCGCAGCTGGGAGTCCGTCGGGCCGCTGTGGGCGATGCTGCCGGTGCTCCTCGCCGCGGCGCTGGCGTTGAGCCGCAAGACCGCGGTCATGGAGATGGGCGACGAGGCGGCCATCGCGCTCGGCGTCCCGGTCGAACGCGTCAGGCTGGGCCTCGTGGTGTGCGGCGTCGGGCTCACCGGCGCGGCCGTCGCCGCGGCCGGCCCGGTCGTGTTCGTGGCGCTCGCCGCGCCGCAGATCGCGCGGCGGCTCGCCAGGTGCGGCGCGCCGCCGCTGCTGCTGGCGGCGCTCACCGGCGCGCTGCTGATGGTCCTGGCCGACCTCGCGGCCCAGCGCCTTTTCGCGCCGACCCAGCTGCCCGTCGGCGTCGCCACCGGCGCGGTCGGCGGGATCTATCTCATGTGGTTGCTCAGCCGGGAATGGCGCAAGGGAGGATGA
- a CDS encoding FecCD family ABC transporter permease, giving the protein MAGGTTVLDARADSAPPRSSRTALLASGLLVGALLLVVLCAVSLAVGARDIPLHTVWEALQRDDGSEAAHIVRELRLPRTVLAVIVGAALGLGGALMQALTRNPLADPGLLGVEMGAAMAVVVAISLLGITQAWVYVWFALAGSAVTSVVVYVLGASGRAVNPERMVLAGSAVTAALSAFVAALLLVDGQAFDRYRFWVVGSLARRELSLVWEVGPLLAVGAFIAFSLGRGLNALALGEETGKALGVRSGTVRWAGALAITLLCGGATAIAGPIGFIGLAVPHMARLVTGPDNRWVLPYSAVLAAALIVAADTVGRIVAAPTEVEVGIVMAFLGAPVFIALCRRRRIAQL; this is encoded by the coding sequence GTGGCAGGTGGTACCACGGTGCTCGACGCCCGCGCGGACTCCGCGCCTCCTCGCTCCTCGCGTACCGCACTGCTCGCCTCGGGCCTGCTCGTCGGGGCTCTGCTCCTTGTCGTGCTGTGCGCGGTGAGCCTCGCCGTAGGCGCCCGCGACATCCCGTTGCACACCGTGTGGGAGGCGCTGCAGCGCGACGACGGGAGCGAGGCCGCCCACATCGTGCGGGAACTCCGGCTGCCGCGGACGGTCCTGGCCGTCATCGTCGGCGCCGCCCTCGGCCTCGGCGGCGCGCTGATGCAGGCGCTCACCCGCAACCCGCTCGCCGATCCCGGCCTGCTCGGCGTCGAGATGGGCGCGGCGATGGCCGTCGTCGTCGCGATCTCCCTGCTCGGCATCACCCAGGCGTGGGTCTACGTCTGGTTCGCGCTCGCGGGCTCGGCCGTCACCTCTGTCGTGGTGTACGTGCTCGGCGCCAGCGGCCGGGCCGTCAACCCCGAGCGGATGGTCCTGGCGGGCTCGGCCGTCACCGCGGCGCTGAGCGCGTTCGTCGCGGCGCTGCTGCTGGTCGACGGCCAGGCCTTCGACCGGTACCGCTTCTGGGTCGTCGGCTCGCTCGCCAGGCGGGAGCTCTCGCTGGTGTGGGAGGTGGGCCCGCTCCTCGCCGTCGGCGCCTTCATCGCGTTCTCGCTCGGTCGGGGTCTCAACGCACTGGCGCTCGGTGAGGAGACCGGCAAGGCCCTCGGGGTCCGGTCCGGCACCGTCCGCTGGGCGGGGGCGCTCGCGATCACCCTGCTGTGCGGCGGCGCCACCGCCATCGCCGGGCCCATCGGGTTCATCGGGCTCGCCGTGCCGCACATGGCCCGGCTGGTCACCGGCCCCGACAACCGCTGGGTGCTGCCGTACTCCGCGGTGCTCGCCGCGGCCCTCATCGTCGCCGCCGACACCGTCGGCCGCATCGTCGCCGCACCCACGGAAGTGGAGGTCGGGATCGTCATGGCGTTCCTCGGCGCGCCCGTCTTCATCGCGCTCTGCCGCCGCCGCAGGATCGCGCAGCTGTGA
- a CDS encoding ABC transporter ATP-binding protein: MSASGSAVLRRSMGGQRWRILAASALFAAHQGGEALVPVLIGVVIDKATYTGDVGALLFWLAVLAVDFTVLSLAWRFGMRVGTQAGVRADRGLRLAVTARALHPRGTARADLLPGALVSIATADVRRTTMMNFRIPHLVAAIAGMLVAAVWLLLASVPLGLLILLGTPPLLFLVNRLSAPLERRTVEQQERAAWAAAVAVDLVRGVRVLKGLGAERAGLARYRAVSRDSLGASLATTRVEAVYSGAVVAINGLFLALIALVGGRMAAQGTISVGELASAVGLAQFLVGPLSVFGDITAALAAGRASAGRIAGVLHAAHATPEGHGVPASPVRGEIGVRGLAGGGLHGAEFTVAAGETVAVYCNDPEAASSLVRYLGRETDPEKGRILLDGVPLADLAPEALRSAILAVPHEAALFEGTVAANIDAGRGGDPTAAVRAARADEVASALPDGLATRVSERGGSLSGGQRQRVALARALHADPPVLVLHDPTNAVDTVTEAGIGDGLRSLRAGRTTILITSSPALLAAADRVVLLRGGTVAASAPHGELLDTRPDYRELVLT, encoded by the coding sequence GTGAGTGCTTCGGGCTCCGCGGTCCTCAGGCGGTCGATGGGCGGGCAGCGGTGGCGCATCCTCGCCGCCTCGGCCCTGTTCGCCGCGCACCAGGGCGGCGAGGCGCTCGTCCCCGTGCTGATCGGCGTCGTCATCGACAAGGCGACCTACACCGGCGACGTCGGCGCACTGCTGTTCTGGCTCGCCGTCCTGGCCGTCGACTTCACCGTCCTGTCGCTGGCGTGGCGGTTCGGCATGCGCGTCGGCACCCAGGCGGGCGTGCGCGCCGACCGCGGCCTGCGCCTCGCCGTCACCGCGCGGGCCCTGCACCCCCGCGGCACCGCGCGCGCCGACCTGCTGCCGGGCGCGCTGGTCAGCATCGCCACCGCCGACGTCCGGCGCACGACGATGATGAACTTCCGCATCCCGCACCTCGTCGCCGCCATCGCCGGGATGCTCGTGGCGGCGGTCTGGCTCCTCCTGGCGTCGGTTCCGCTGGGACTGCTCATCCTGCTGGGGACACCGCCGCTTCTGTTCCTGGTGAACCGGCTGAGTGCGCCCCTGGAGCGGCGGACCGTCGAGCAGCAGGAGCGCGCGGCGTGGGCCGCGGCCGTCGCGGTCGACCTCGTGCGCGGAGTGCGCGTGCTCAAGGGGCTGGGCGCCGAGCGCGCGGGCCTGGCCAGGTACCGGGCCGTCAGCCGCGACTCCCTCGGCGCCAGCCTCGCCACGACCCGCGTCGAGGCCGTCTACTCCGGCGCCGTCGTCGCGATCAACGGACTGTTCCTCGCGCTCATCGCCCTCGTGGGCGGACGGATGGCCGCCCAGGGAACGATCAGCGTCGGCGAGTTGGCGTCCGCCGTGGGTCTCGCCCAGTTCCTCGTCGGGCCGCTCAGCGTGTTCGGGGACATCACCGCGGCGCTCGCCGCGGGCCGCGCGTCCGCCGGGCGGATCGCCGGTGTCCTGCACGCCGCACACGCCACGCCGGAAGGCCACGGCGTTCCGGCCTCGCCGGTCAGGGGCGAGATCGGTGTGCGCGGGCTCGCGGGCGGCGGGCTGCACGGGGCGGAGTTCACCGTCGCGGCGGGCGAGACCGTCGCGGTGTACTGCAACGACCCGGAGGCGGCGAGCTCGCTCGTCCGCTACCTCGGCCGCGAGACCGACCCCGAGAAGGGCCGGATCCTCCTCGACGGCGTCCCACTCGCCGACCTCGCACCAGAGGCCCTGCGCAGCGCGATCCTCGCCGTCCCGCACGAGGCCGCTCTGTTCGAGGGCACCGTCGCCGCCAACATCGACGCCGGACGCGGCGGCGACCCGACCGCCGCGGTCCGGGCCGCCCGCGCCGACGAAGTGGCCTCCGCGCTGCCCGACGGCCTCGCCACCCGTGTCTCAGAGCGCGGCGGCTCCCTGTCCGGCGGGCAGCGCCAGCGCGTCGCGCTCGCCCGCGCCCTGCACGCCGACCCTCCCGTGCTCGTCCTCCACGACCCGACGAACGCGGTCGACACCGTCACCGAGGCCGGCATCGGCGACGGGCTCAGGTCCCTGCGCGCGGGCCGCACCACGATCCTCATCACGTCGAGCCCCGCGCTCCTCGCCGCGGCCGATCGCGTCGTCCTTCTCCGCGGCGGCACGGTGGCGGCCTCGGCACCGCACGGCGAGCTCCTCGACACCCGACCCGACTACCGCGAACTGGTCCTCACATGA
- a CDS encoding ABC transporter ATP-binding protein, whose protein sequence is MSQASPVLLPIADGARTRAVVLGLLRPHRGPVLLAAVCLVGAAALSLVVAPVLGRITDLALAGAADAMAGPVALLAAAAIGQGVLAFAGLWAVARLGEQVLAAIREDFVARALALPLERIEQGGSGDLTSRITEDIAMVGEAVRTAVPDFAQSALVLALTFLGLTALDWRFALAALLAVPIQALTAGWYLRRSAPIYAERRAAAGGEQQQLLDSLSGAGTVRAFGVADAHVGLVGARIDRSIGAVVTVTLLQTRFFGRLNAAELLGLSAVLVTGFALVDSGAVKVGAALAAALYFAGLFNPVNSVLFLLDVLQSATASLARLVGVTDLPGGEPADLPAESAGGSIEVHGLRYAYVEGHDVLRDVSFTIPEGGSVALVGASGGGKTTLAKLIAGVHRPGSGTVLLGGAATTDLDPVRLRATVALVTQEVHVFAGTLAEDLRLAAPDATDEELWAALETAGLSAWAKALPGGLDTEVGEGSHGVDAARAQHLALARLVLADPAIAILDEATAEAGSSGSRALETAAARVLSGRTSVTVAHRLTQARNADLILVLDSGEIIERGTHDELVAFGGRYARLWEAWAAHRVHPA, encoded by the coding sequence ATGAGTCAGGCATCCCCGGTGCTCCTCCCGATCGCCGACGGCGCCCGGACCCGCGCCGTCGTCCTCGGCCTGCTCCGCCCGCACCGCGGCCCGGTGCTCCTCGCGGCGGTCTGCCTGGTCGGCGCCGCCGCCCTCAGCCTCGTCGTCGCGCCGGTGCTCGGCCGGATCACCGACCTCGCCCTCGCCGGCGCCGCGGACGCGATGGCCGGACCCGTCGCGCTGCTCGCCGCAGCCGCGATCGGGCAGGGCGTGCTCGCGTTCGCCGGGCTGTGGGCGGTCGCCCGGCTCGGCGAGCAGGTCCTCGCCGCGATCCGCGAGGACTTCGTCGCACGGGCGCTCGCGCTGCCGCTGGAACGGATCGAGCAGGGCGGGTCCGGTGACCTCACCTCGCGGATCACCGAGGACATCGCCATGGTCGGCGAGGCCGTGCGCACCGCGGTGCCCGACTTCGCCCAGTCCGCCCTGGTCCTCGCGCTGACCTTCCTCGGCCTGACCGCGCTCGACTGGCGGTTCGCGCTCGCCGCCCTCCTCGCCGTGCCCATCCAGGCGCTCACCGCAGGCTGGTACCTGCGGCGCTCCGCCCCGATCTACGCCGAGCGCAGGGCGGCGGCGGGCGGGGAGCAGCAGCAGCTTCTGGACTCCCTCAGCGGTGCCGGAACCGTCCGGGCCTTCGGCGTCGCCGACGCGCACGTCGGACTCGTCGGCGCGCGGATCGACCGGAGCATCGGCGCGGTCGTCACCGTGACCCTGCTCCAGACCCGGTTCTTCGGCAGGCTCAACGCCGCCGAACTCCTCGGCCTGTCCGCCGTGCTGGTGACCGGCTTCGCCCTCGTGGACTCGGGCGCGGTGAAGGTCGGCGCGGCCCTCGCCGCGGCGCTTTACTTCGCGGGCCTCTTCAACCCCGTCAACTCGGTGCTGTTCCTGCTGGACGTGCTCCAGTCGGCCACCGCGAGCCTCGCCCGGCTCGTCGGCGTCACGGATCTGCCCGGCGGCGAGCCCGCGGACCTCCCGGCGGAATCCGCCGGAGGGTCGATCGAGGTCCACGGGCTGCGCTACGCCTACGTCGAAGGCCACGATGTGCTCCGGGACGTCTCCTTCACCATCCCGGAAGGCGGCTCGGTGGCGCTCGTCGGCGCGAGCGGCGGCGGCAAGACCACCCTCGCCAAGCTCATCGCCGGGGTGCACCGGCCCGGCTCCGGAACCGTCCTGCTCGGTGGCGCGGCCACCACGGATCTCGACCCGGTCCGGCTCCGGGCGACCGTCGCGCTCGTCACCCAGGAGGTCCACGTCTTCGCCGGGACCCTCGCCGAAGACCTCCGCCTCGCCGCGCCCGACGCCACCGACGAGGAGCTCTGGGCGGCCCTGGAGACCGCCGGGCTCTCGGCCTGGGCCAAGGCCCTTCCCGGCGGGCTGGACACCGAGGTCGGCGAAGGCTCCCACGGCGTCGACGCCGCCCGAGCCCAGCACCTCGCCCTGGCCCGGCTCGTCCTCGCCGACCCCGCCATCGCGATCCTCGACGAGGCCACCGCCGAGGCGGGCAGCAGCGGCTCGCGCGCCCTGGAGACCGCCGCCGCCCGCGTCCTGTCCGGCCGCACCTCGGTCACCGTCGCCCACCGCCTCACCCAGGCCCGCAACGCCGACCTGATCCTCGTCCTCGACTCCGGCGAGATCATCGAACGCGGCACCCACGACGAACTCGTCGCTTTCGGTGGCCGCTACGCGCGCCTGTGGGAAGCATGGGCGGCGCACCGGGTCCACCCGGCCTAG
- a CDS encoding tetratricopeptide repeat protein, producing MFNYDARKMPEAQKAAHLSVVYAQACGDHEGQANALNCLSTFYGYAQDGERARVYAGRALTVPELSREQEARAYSRLGRSLGLLNEKRQAMTHLDKAREVGEDLPEFRRADLVGSVGVALYEQGDFAAARSALDESVRLASSSSPFVWANYLARLVQTALRASEPDLAVELMETLGRIAPLVSSARLDTYLAEIAELSHPFRGMPEIELMRERLRVLLT from the coding sequence TTGTTCAATTACGACGCGCGGAAGATGCCGGAGGCCCAGAAGGCCGCGCACCTGTCCGTCGTTTACGCTCAGGCCTGTGGCGACCACGAAGGGCAGGCCAACGCGCTCAACTGCCTGTCGACGTTCTACGGCTATGCGCAAGACGGAGAGCGCGCGAGGGTGTACGCCGGTCGTGCGCTGACGGTTCCCGAGCTTTCCCGGGAGCAGGAGGCGCGCGCCTACAGTCGGCTGGGCAGGTCGCTGGGACTGCTCAACGAGAAGCGCCAGGCGATGACCCATCTCGACAAGGCCCGCGAAGTCGGTGAGGATCTGCCGGAGTTCCGGCGGGCCGATCTCGTCGGGAGCGTGGGCGTGGCGCTGTACGAGCAGGGAGACTTCGCCGCGGCGCGGAGTGCACTCGACGAATCCGTCCGCCTGGCGTCGTCCTCTTCGCCGTTCGTCTGGGCCAACTATCTCGCGCGGCTGGTGCAGACGGCTCTGAGGGCGTCCGAACCGGATCTGGCCGTGGAACTCATGGAGACGTTGGGGCGCATCGCTCCGCTGGTCTCCTCCGCGCGTTTGGACACCTATCTCGCCGAGATAGCCGAGCTCTCGCATCCCTTCAGGGGCATGCCCGAGATCGAGCTGATGCGCGAACGGCTGCGAGTCCTCCTCACCTAG
- a CDS encoding TauD/TfdA family dioxygenase — MTFTTTLPLVIEGTGPVTEPLREHRAKLRADLVEHGALLLRGFDVGGADGLEAAVRTLSGEPLTYTEQSSPRSVIKGNVYTSTSYPQQAEIPLHTEMSYQAVWPLTLFFHCVEPPHTQGATPLSDVRRVYDLIDPDVRAEFEARRWRVVRTYGDDVGLRWRTAFGAETRAEVEAQCARGGLTAEWIGDDGLRTTAVRDAVHRHPVTGAPVWFNHIVIFHESSLDPDLREALHDAYGPDGFPNNTFYGDGAPIPDDVVAHLRQCYRTASTRFDYHRDDLLVVDNMSVAHGREPFTGPRKIAVAMAEPSGEG, encoded by the coding sequence ATGACCTTCACCACCACGCTTCCCCTGGTCATAGAGGGGACAGGGCCCGTCACCGAGCCGCTGCGCGAGCACCGCGCGAAGCTGCGGGCCGACCTCGTCGAGCACGGCGCGCTGCTGCTGCGCGGCTTCGACGTCGGCGGCGCCGACGGCCTGGAGGCCGCCGTCCGCACCCTGTCGGGCGAGCCGCTCACCTACACCGAGCAGTCCTCGCCGCGCAGCGTCATCAAGGGCAACGTCTACACCTCGACCTCGTACCCGCAGCAGGCCGAGATCCCGCTGCACACCGAGATGTCCTACCAGGCCGTCTGGCCGCTCACCCTCTTCTTCCACTGCGTCGAGCCGCCGCACACCCAGGGCGCGACGCCGCTGTCGGACGTCCGCCGCGTCTACGATCTGATCGACCCGGACGTCCGCGCGGAGTTCGAGGCCCGCCGCTGGCGCGTCGTGCGCACCTACGGCGACGACGTCGGCCTGCGCTGGCGCACCGCGTTCGGCGCGGAGACCCGCGCCGAGGTCGAGGCGCAGTGCGCCCGCGGCGGCCTCACCGCCGAGTGGATCGGCGACGATGGCCTGCGCACCACGGCCGTCCGCGACGCCGTCCACCGCCACCCGGTGACGGGCGCCCCGGTGTGGTTCAACCACATCGTCATCTTCCACGAGAGCAGCCTGGACCCCGACCTCCGCGAGGCCCTCCACGACGCCTACGGCCCCGACGGCTTCCCCAACAACACCTTCTACGGCGACGGCGCCCCCATCCCCGACGACGTCGTCGCCCACCTGCGCCAGTGCTACCGCACCGCCTCCACCCGCTTCGACTACCACCGCGACGACCTCCTCGTCGTCGACAACATGTCCGTGGCCCACGGCCGCGAGCCCTTCACCGGCCCGCGCAAGATCGCCGTGGCCATGGCGGAACCCTCAGGGGAGGGCTGA